The genomic stretch AAAAATATATATATGAAAAAGGTATAGGACAAAGTGTTCAAAATATTAGCCCTTATCTCACTAGAGGTAATGATTTGTTTGTTGAAAAACGAAGTAATCCACTTTCACCTCTTCCAAAAATAGGATATGGTAGTTCTGCTTTGGATGGAGGTTCTTTAATACTTTCGACAGAGGAAAAGGAAAAGTTGATATTAAATTATCCCGAAGCAGCAATTTATGTGTTGCGAATAATGGGTTCTCAAGAATTAATTAAAGGGATAGATAGATGGTGTTTATGGATTGAAGATTCCCAAATTGAGAATGTGAACAAAATCCCACCTATTAAAGATAGAATACTTCAAGTTGAAAACTTTAGAAAAAAATTGGTAATTTTTGGTTGAAAAAAAAGAAACCTTTAGAAAAAAAAGTAAGAGAAAATCTACAGTAAAAGCAGCCTCCACACCGTACAAGTTTGGTGAGGCACGGTTTACAAAGGGTTCATTAATGATAATGCCAAAAGTTTCGTCTGAAAGAAGAGATTATATTCCATTAGGATATTTTGATTCGGATATAGTTGTGATGGATAAGGCATTTCCTATTTATAATGCAGAGCCTATGCTTTTCTCAGTCTTATCATCTAAAATGAAGATGGCTTGGATCAAAACAGTTTCAGGTAGATTAAAATCAGATTATAGTTATTCATCTTCAATTTGCTACAACACCTTCCCTTTCCCCTCAATATCAGAGAGAAGAAAAGACGAACTCACACAATGTACATTAGCTATTTTGGATGAGCGAGCCAAGCATTCAGAAAAAACACTAGCAGAGCTATACGACCCAGATAAAATGCCAGAGGGTTTGAGAGAAGCCCACCATCAAAACGATTTGGCTGTGGAGCGTTGTTATCGCAGTACGCCTTTTAGTAGTGATGAAGAGCGTTTGGAGTATCTATTTAAGCTCTATGAAAAAATGATACAAGAAGAAAAAGACAAAAACACGCTTTTTGAGAAAGAGAAAAAGAAGAAAAAGAAAAAATAATTATGAATGTAATTTCATCGTATCAAATAATTTTATATTTAATTATTTTTCTAATTAGTACAACGTTTCAAAAGTTAGCTATTTTTTTATCGGTCTGTCTGCTCTAACGAGACTGACCTTACTTTAATCTTAGGTCAGCCCGATAGGGCAGTACCGAAGGAAACACTCAATTAATTGATAGTCAATTAATTCGTAATTTTTAATTCGTAATTATTTCAATTATGCCAAATCTAGTAAACGTAACCTACAATCAAACAGGAAATAGCAAAAACACCAATCAGTACGGAATGCGTCAGATGCAAGAACGTGCTTTTGAGCATCGTGATGCACAGTATATGCTTCTCAAATCGCCTCCTGCTTCTGGAAAGTCAAGAGCGTTGATGTTTTTGGCATTGGATAAGCTCATCCATCAAGGCATCAAAAAAGTAGTGGTGGCTGTTCCAGAGCGTTCGATTGGAAGTTCGTTTTCTCCAACCGATTTAAAAACGTTTGGTTTTTTTGCCAATTGGTCGCCCAATGAAAAATACAATTTGTGTACGGCAG from Bernardetia sp. encodes the following:
- a CDS encoding type IIL restriction-modification enzyme MmeI, which codes for MVEKKETFRKKSKRKSTVKAASTPYKFGEARFTKGSLMIMPKVSSERRDYIPLGYFDSDIVVMDKAFPIYNAEPMLFSVLSSKMKMAWIKTVSGRLKSDYSYSSSICYNTFPFPSISERRKDELTQCTLAILDERAKHSEKTLAELYDPDKMPEGLREAHHQNDLAVERCYRSTPFSSDEERLEYLFKLYEKMIQEEKDKNTLFEKEKKKKKKK